The following proteins are encoded in a genomic region of [Eubacterium] hominis:
- the ascB gene encoding 6-phospho-beta-glucosidase: MKTAFPKNFLWGGATAANQCEGAYNVDGKGLSIQDFMPDGVMKPPGKTIEERNLKLEGIDYYHHYKEDIALFAEMGFKVYRFSIAWSRIFPNGDEEKPNEAGLKFYEDVIDECRKYRIEPLITLSHYETPYHLAKTYDGWRSRKMIEFYTHYAKTVFTRYKGKVKYWLTFNEINSLWHFPYMGAGILTPKEKLSKQDLYQAAHHELVASAMTVKLAHEIDPENMVGCMVLGLVNYPRTCHPDDIIAVMEENRKGFFFTDIHMRGHYPFYTKQMFEKENIHIQMEDEDMEILKNTCDFLSFSYYMSKCMAKDDSQYEKGKGNLTTGVKNPYLKESEWGWQIDPQGLRYILNMYYERYEKPLFIVENGLGAMDELVQTDQGMCVEDDYRIAYMNDHLLEVKKAIDDGVDVMGYTAWGCIDLISASTAEMKKRYGFIYVDRNNDGSGTLKRYRKKSFYWYKEVIASQGLNLIEK, from the coding sequence ATGAAAACAGCATTTCCTAAGAACTTTTTATGGGGCGGTGCCACAGCAGCAAATCAATGCGAAGGTGCTTATAACGTAGATGGAAAAGGTTTATCGATTCAAGACTTTATGCCAGATGGCGTGATGAAGCCACCAGGAAAAACAATAGAAGAAAGAAATCTAAAACTAGAAGGCATTGATTATTATCACCATTATAAAGAAGATATCGCCTTATTCGCAGAAATGGGATTTAAAGTTTATCGATTTTCTATCGCATGGAGTCGCATTTTCCCAAATGGAGATGAAGAGAAGCCAAATGAAGCTGGATTAAAGTTTTATGAGGATGTCATAGATGAATGCAGAAAATATAGAATAGAACCATTAATCACTTTATCTCACTATGAAACGCCATATCATCTGGCAAAAACATATGATGGCTGGCGCAGTAGAAAAATGATTGAATTTTATACGCATTATGCGAAAACAGTCTTTACTAGATATAAGGGAAAAGTTAAATACTGGTTGACTTTTAATGAAATAAATTCATTATGGCATTTTCCATACATGGGCGCAGGAATTTTAACACCAAAAGAAAAACTAAGTAAACAGGATTTATATCAGGCTGCGCATCATGAGCTTGTTGCCAGCGCAATGACAGTGAAATTAGCCCATGAAATAGATCCTGAAAATATGGTTGGATGTATGGTGCTGGGACTGGTTAATTATCCTAGAACCTGCCATCCGGATGATATTATCGCAGTGATGGAAGAAAATCGAAAAGGCTTTTTCTTTACGGATATCCATATGAGAGGACATTATCCTTTTTATACAAAACAAATGTTTGAAAAGGAAAATATTCACATTCAAATGGAAGATGAAGATATGGAAATTCTGAAAAATACTTGTGATTTCTTATCTTTTAGTTATTATATGTCAAAATGTATGGCAAAAGATGATTCCCAATATGAAAAAGGGAAAGGTAATTTAACTACAGGGGTAAAAAATCCTTATCTAAAAGAAAGTGAATGGGGATGGCAAATTGATCCTCAAGGGTTACGATATATTTTGAACATGTATTATGAACGTTATGAAAAGCCATTATTTATTGTGGAAAATGGTTTAGGCGCAATGGATGAGCTTGTACAAACTGATCAGGGCATGTGTGTTGAAGATGATTATCGTATTGCTTATATGAATGATCATTTGTTAGAAGTGAAAAAAGCGATTGATGATGGAGTAGATGTCATGGGATATACTGCCTGGGGGTGCATAGACTTAATCAGTGCCTCTACCGCAGAAATGAAAAAAAGATATGGTTTTATTTATGTAGATAGAAATAATGATGGTAGTGGTACTTTAAAAAGATATCGTAAAAAATCTTTTTATTGGTATAAAGAGGTCATTGCCAGCCAAGGATTAAATCTGATAGAAAAATAA
- a CDS encoding ATP-binding protein: MFIGRQNELKLLNQLYESNSFECLILYGRRRIGKTFLLDEFAKKTNSLYFQAQESTDQYNLSLFSQKVLSKFPGPSYLKEFSNWHDCFQYLYENLQKEPCVLMIDEFPYLAYQNSSTLSLWQEFIDHSLRKTKTLLILCGSSISFMESEVLGYQSPLFGRRTAQLKLEELTFFDAQPFYSNFCYEDQIKLYCTLGGTPYYLSMIKSDESADDNIKRLFFSNYGYMYNEMGMLLKQELREPAVYNRVIQAIACGKTKMNEICDYVNESSSKVSKYLSNLIQLQIIEKHLPFGESEGKSRKGVYQLYDLGFRFYYRFVFQKQASINTGLGDNVYDQDVKPFLSDYLGYGFEKICIQYLVKENLKGNLPIQFTRIGNWWGNNPKEKKEEEIDIMADDNMNLIIGECKYKNEKVEFSILQQQIERSKLFPKYKNYHYFIFSKSGFDFDIHTVDKAFHCITLEELCK; this comes from the coding sequence ATGTTTATCGGTAGACAAAATGAGTTAAAACTACTTAATCAGTTATATGAAAGCAATTCTTTTGAATGTCTTATTCTATATGGAAGAAGGAGAATAGGAAAAACTTTTCTATTGGATGAGTTCGCAAAGAAAACAAATTCATTATACTTTCAGGCGCAAGAATCTACGGACCAATATAATCTAAGTCTGTTTTCACAAAAAGTATTAAGTAAATTTCCCGGTCCAAGTTATCTAAAAGAGTTTTCTAATTGGCATGATTGTTTTCAGTATTTATATGAAAACTTACAAAAAGAACCTTGTGTTCTAATGATTGATGAATTTCCTTATTTGGCTTATCAAAATTCTTCAACCCTTTCTTTATGGCAAGAATTTATTGATCACTCATTAAGAAAAACAAAAACTTTACTGATATTATGTGGTAGCTCTATCTCCTTTATGGAAAGTGAAGTACTGGGATATCAATCACCCCTTTTTGGAAGAAGAACTGCCCAGTTAAAACTAGAGGAACTTACTTTTTTTGATGCACAACCTTTTTATTCAAACTTTTGTTACGAGGATCAAATCAAGCTATACTGTACGCTTGGGGGCACTCCTTATTATCTTTCCATGATAAAATCTGATGAAAGTGCTGATGATAATATCAAACGACTATTCTTTAGTAATTATGGCTATATGTATAATGAAATGGGGATGCTTTTAAAACAAGAGCTACGCGAACCTGCTGTTTATAATAGAGTCATTCAGGCGATTGCCTGTGGTAAAACAAAAATGAATGAAATATGTGATTATGTAAATGAATCCAGCAGTAAAGTAAGTAAATATCTCAGTAATCTAATACAACTACAAATCATTGAAAAACATCTTCCCTTTGGTGAATCAGAAGGAAAAAGCCGCAAAGGGGTTTATCAATTATACGATTTGGGATTTCGTTTTTACTATCGTTTTGTATTTCAAAAACAAGCATCTATCAATACTGGTTTAGGAGATAATGTTTATGATCAAGATGTTAAACCATTTTTAAGTGATTATTTAGGATATGGCTTTGAGAAAATTTGTATTCAATATTTGGTGAAAGAAAATCTTAAAGGAAATCTACCTATTCAGTTTACACGTATAGGAAATTGGTGGGGAAATAATCCAAAAGAAAAAAAAGAAGAAGAAATTGATATTATGGCAGATGATAATATGAATCTGATCATTGGCGAATGTAAATATAAAAATGAAAAAGTAGAATTTTCTATCCTTCAACAGCAAATAGAAAGATCTAAATTATTTCCAAAATATAAGAACTACCATTATTTCATCTTTTCAAAATCAGGCTTTGATTTTGATATTCATACAGTAGATAAGGCGTTCCATTGTATAACCTTGGAAGAATTATGCAAATAA
- a CDS encoding PTS ascorbate transporter subunit IIC: protein MNFNWLLDLVLNQIFGQPFILIGIIVLIGYLAMNQKFSKALTGALKAAIGVIVMGMGSGALIANFNKLIMAIQTATGITGAGLNTYPTMTAAYEKMDAILGSGTGASWGIYTLLVAFILNLIFVALRKFTKIRAVYLTGNAMIVQAGISTYIVWKFLGTGMVPTIIIASIITALYWGIFSTMLIKPTHLITGADFTVAHQQMFISFLAYKLAPYIGHPEKDDIEKKKLPASLNILQDNIIATALVMFISVAIIMLVVGSKNIDWLRGADGLAQAGLKNNIVFLFWITITLTANIYVLLAGVRMFVGEIMMSFKGISEKLLPGAVAGVDCAATFAFAPKSVVLGLIFGTLGQVIGLLGLIIFKSPIFLIPGFIPLFFDNATIAIFANKFGGWKAAGVICTVNGIIQIFGSMLAVQMTGLSWWQGSADYATIWVVVIGVLKAIGSMLGIPVGA from the coding sequence ATGAATTTCAATTGGTTATTGGATTTAGTGTTAAATCAGATATTTGGACAGCCATTCATACTGATTGGTATTATCGTACTGATTGGTTATCTGGCAATGAATCAAAAATTCTCAAAAGCTTTAACAGGTGCCTTAAAAGCAGCTATCGGTGTAATTGTTATGGGCATGGGCTCCGGGGCTTTGATTGCGAATTTCAATAAGTTAATTATGGCAATACAAACAGCAACAGGCATCACAGGTGCTGGGCTGAATACTTATCCTACGATGACAGCAGCTTATGAAAAGATGGATGCGATATTGGGCTCAGGAACAGGAGCCAGCTGGGGTATTTATACATTACTTGTGGCATTTATCTTAAACTTGATCTTCGTCGCTTTACGTAAATTCACGAAAATCAGAGCAGTTTACTTAACTGGTAATGCCATGATTGTACAGGCTGGTATTTCAACTTATATCGTTTGGAAGTTTTTAGGTACTGGTATGGTTCCAACCATTATCATTGCTTCAATTATTACAGCATTATATTGGGGAATCTTCTCAACAATGTTGATAAAACCAACGCATTTAATTACCGGGGCAGATTTCACAGTTGCCCATCAACAGATGTTTATCAGCTTCTTGGCATATAAATTAGCACCTTATATTGGTCATCCTGAAAAGGATGATATTGAGAAGAAAAAACTGCCGGCGTCTTTAAATATCTTACAGGATAACATCATTGCGACAGCATTGGTTATGTTTATTTCTGTAGCTATTATTATGCTGGTTGTTGGTTCAAAAAATATTGACTGGCTGCGAGGTGCTGATGGTCTTGCGCAGGCAGGTTTGAAAAACAACATTGTATTCTTATTCTGGATCACAATTACATTGACAGCCAACATCTATGTATTATTAGCAGGTGTTCGTATGTTTGTTGGTGAAATTATGATGTCATTTAAAGGTATTTCAGAAAAGTTATTACCAGGAGCAGTTGCTGGTGTAGATTGTGCCGCAACATTTGCATTCGCACCAAAATCTGTTGTTCTTGGATTGATATTTGGTACATTGGGACAGGTCATTGGGCTATTAGGATTAATTATCTTTAAATCACCAATTTTCCTGATTCCAGGATTTATTCCTTTGTTCTTTGATAACGCCACAATCGCTATATTTGCTAATAAATTTGGTGGTTGGAAAGCTGCAGGTGTGATCTGTACAGTGAATGGAATCATTCAGATCTTTGGTTCTATGTTAGCTGTTCAGATGACTGGCTTGTCATGGTGGCAAGGTAGTGCAGACTACGCAACTATTTGGGTTGTAGTAATTGGTGTTTTAAAGGCCATTGGATCTATGTTAGGTATACCAGTAGGAGCATAA
- a CDS encoding PRD domain-containing protein codes for MIIQKIFNNNACMVEDENENEIILMGKGIAFQKKQGDKVDETKIQKRFVFDTTELNQKFSQLFDEIPVKYLELTDSIVDMVQNELQVKLDPNIYIALTDHISYAVNRYEREEKLKNVLLWEIKKFYPKEFKLAMKALDMIEYETHVQLDEDEAGYIAMHFVNAQHDGEEMNQTIAVTKIVEDILQIVEFHYQFKLDEDSMNYMRFVTHIRYFARRLFSNDIAQTQDEMLFEQIKDRYPESYKCTVKVKRYIEELYHISISREEMVYFMLHINRVCNRAISQSS; via the coding sequence ATGATTATTCAAAAGATTTTTAATAACAATGCTTGCATGGTTGAAGATGAAAATGAGAATGAAATCATTCTTATGGGGAAAGGCATTGCTTTCCAGAAAAAGCAGGGAGATAAAGTTGATGAAACAAAAATACAAAAACGGTTTGTATTTGATACAACAGAATTGAATCAGAAATTCTCACAATTATTTGACGAGATACCAGTTAAATATCTGGAATTAACAGATAGTATTGTGGATATGGTTCAAAATGAACTTCAGGTAAAACTTGATCCCAATATTTATATCGCATTAACGGATCACATATCTTATGCTGTAAATCGATATGAAAGAGAAGAGAAATTAAAGAATGTATTATTATGGGAAATAAAGAAATTTTATCCTAAAGAATTCAAATTAGCAATGAAAGCTTTAGATATGATTGAATATGAAACACATGTGCAATTAGATGAAGATGAAGCTGGTTATATTGCGATGCATTTTGTAAATGCTCAACATGATGGTGAAGAAATGAACCAGACAATTGCAGTTACAAAGATTGTCGAAGATATATTGCAGATTGTAGAGTTTCACTATCAATTTAAATTAGATGAAGATTCAATGAATTATATGCGGTTTGTGACACATATCCGCTATTTTGCCAGAAGATTATTTTCAAATGATATAGCACAAACACAGGATGAAATGTTATTTGAACAAATCAAAGATCGCTATCCAGAGTCGTATAAATGTACAGTTAAAGTAAAAAGATATATAGAAGAGCTTTATCATATATCGATTAGTCGTGAAGAAATGGTATATTTCATGCTTCACATCAATCGTGTATGTAATCGAGCAATTAGTCAATCGTCTTGA
- a CDS encoding DeoR/GlpR transcriptional regulator, which yields MKSEQSNIDKRQRLIIEILKTKHTITVKELSDILHINPITIRRDLSVLEKEGHIEKYYGGARLIQGNNQYSYIDHTKIALAEYAASFIDDFDIIFINSSSTALLVIPFIKRKAVTIITNNANVLHMQHDANVSIFLTGGILHNPKKSLIGDLALTNLKKVMATKCFIGCDGISYEHGITTNICEETNINQMMIAHSKQTFVITEHQKIGRKKDFITSTISDIHHLITDHNCPTDLLKSFEKASITLHVI from the coding sequence ATGAAAAGTGAACAATCAAATATAGATAAGCGGCAGCGCCTGATCATTGAAATATTGAAAACAAAACATACCATTACCGTAAAAGAATTATCTGATATCTTACATATAAATCCAATCACGATTCGCCGTGATTTAAGTGTTCTAGAAAAAGAAGGACATATAGAGAAGTATTATGGTGGTGCACGCCTTATACAAGGTAACAATCAATATTCATATATAGATCATACAAAAATCGCACTAGCAGAATATGCGGCAAGCTTTATTGATGACTTTGATATTATTTTTATAAACTCCAGTTCTACCGCTTTATTAGTCATTCCATTTATAAAAAGAAAAGCCGTTACGATTATCACAAATAATGCAAATGTCTTGCATATGCAGCATGACGCTAATGTTTCTATTTTCTTAACAGGTGGTATTTTACATAATCCAAAGAAAAGCCTGATCGGTGATTTAGCATTAACTAATCTTAAAAAAGTGATGGCTACAAAATGCTTTATTGGTTGTGATGGTATTTCATATGAACATGGAATCACCACAAATATCTGTGAAGAAACTAATATAAATCAAATGATGATTGCACATAGTAAACAAACCTTTGTTATTACCGAGCATCAAAAAATAGGTAGAAAAAAAGATTTTATCACAAGTACCATATCAGATATTCATCATCTGATAACTGATCATAATTGCCCAACTGATCTTTTAAAGTCATTTGAAAAAGCTTCCATTACACTACATGTCATTTAA
- a CDS encoding PTS glucose transporter subunit IIA: protein MSKYEEIAQQVVEYVGGIDNIDSVTNCMTRLRFTLKNVKKANIEQLQSVKGVQGVVNKKGQFQVVIGSDVSFVCDEIRKMGNFNETVTGNTDEKVSHLNKVLGAITAIFQPVIPAICGAGMIKAVLAILTATSLVTTDSQTYILLSMFADAAFYFLPIFLAFSSAKRFNCNPYFAAVLGAVLIHPTFTGLVAAGEPLSFAGLPVRLVSYGSAVVPPILIVLIQSYVEKFAKKISPNAVKVFLVPLIVFLIMAPLSLIVIGPLGSMVGDLLYVVFNFLNNEARWVIPVLMGAFCPLLVMTGMHYSLMPVQLAQYATLGYGTLLGPGMLASNISQAGACFAVAIRSKDKDMKQTAISAGTTALFGITEPALYGVTMRLKKPLLAVMIGGGVAGLWGGLTNMRTYASATAGLTAIPVYICDDFSNVVNACICIVIAFVVTFIVTFVMGFKEENTTLTQVDIKSEKTKKELNKAVSIASPLTGSIVPLSEVKDEVFSKAIMGKGVAVLPTIGEVRAPFNGTINAVFPTKHAIGMTSEDGVEVMVHVGLDTVELEGKGFTTHVKNNDVVKANDLLLTFDIEAIKQAGYDIVTPVIITNSDEYIDIIETNEKTVSSEKELMKIFK, encoded by the coding sequence ATGAGTAAGTATGAAGAAATTGCTCAGCAGGTAGTTGAGTATGTTGGCGGGATTGATAACATCGATTCTGTCACTAATTGTATGACAAGACTTCGTTTTACATTAAAGAATGTGAAAAAGGCAAATATTGAACAATTACAGAGTGTGAAAGGTGTGCAGGGAGTTGTGAACAAAAAAGGACAATTCCAAGTAGTAATTGGATCAGATGTGTCTTTTGTTTGTGATGAAATTAGAAAAATGGGAAATTTTAATGAAACAGTAACGGGTAATACAGATGAAAAGGTTTCCCATTTGAATAAGGTTTTAGGAGCAATTACCGCAATATTCCAACCAGTTATTCCGGCTATTTGCGGTGCTGGTATGATAAAAGCAGTATTGGCAATTCTTACTGCGACAAGCTTGGTCACAACTGATTCACAAACATATATTTTATTAAGCATGTTTGCGGATGCGGCATTCTATTTCTTGCCAATCTTCCTTGCATTCTCTAGTGCAAAAAGATTTAATTGTAATCCATATTTTGCGGCAGTTTTAGGTGCCGTATTGATTCATCCTACATTTACTGGTTTGGTAGCAGCAGGGGAGCCACTTTCTTTTGCAGGATTGCCAGTTCGTCTGGTATCTTATGGAAGTGCAGTCGTTCCACCAATATTGATTGTTTTAATCCAATCTTATGTAGAAAAATTCGCAAAAAAAATCAGTCCAAATGCTGTTAAAGTATTCTTAGTACCATTAATTGTATTCCTGATTATGGCACCTTTATCCTTAATCGTGATTGGACCTTTAGGTTCTATGGTAGGGGATCTATTATATGTTGTATTTAATTTCTTGAACAATGAAGCTAGATGGGTAATACCTGTATTAATGGGTGCATTCTGTCCACTTCTAGTCATGACTGGTATGCATTATAGTTTAATGCCTGTACAACTTGCTCAATATGCAACATTGGGATATGGAACATTGTTAGGACCAGGTATGCTGGCAAGTAATATTTCTCAGGCAGGAGCATGTTTTGCAGTCGCAATTCGTTCTAAAGATAAAGATATGAAACAAACAGCAATTTCTGCAGGAACAACAGCTTTATTTGGTATCACAGAACCTGCTTTATACGGAGTTACGATGCGATTAAAGAAACCTTTATTAGCGGTTATGATTGGTGGAGGAGTTGCTGGATTATGGGGCGGCTTAACAAACATGCGTACATATGCCAGTGCAACAGCTGGATTAACCGCAATACCTGTATATATTTGTGATGATTTCTCCAATGTGGTAAATGCTTGTATTTGTATCGTAATTGCCTTTGTAGTAACATTTATTGTGACATTCGTTATGGGATTTAAAGAAGAAAATACAACTCTGACGCAAGTAGATATCAAAAGTGAAAAAACAAAAAAAGAGTTAAATAAAGCTGTAAGTATTGCTTCACCTTTAACAGGAAGCATTGTACCTTTAAGTGAAGTAAAAGATGAAGTTTTCTCTAAAGCAATTATGGGAAAAGGTGTCGCAGTATTACCAACCATCGGGGAAGTAAGGGCACCATTTAATGGTACGATTAATGCAGTATTTCCTACTAAACACGCAATTGGAATGACAAGTGAGGATGGCGTGGAAGTGATGGTTCATGTAGGTTTAGATACAGTGGAATTAGAAGGTAAAGGTTTTACAACACATGTAAAAAACAATGATGTAGTAAAAGCAAATGATTTATTATTAACATTTGATATAGAAGCAATTAAACAGGCAGGATATGATATAGTAACACCAGTGATCATCACGAATAGTGATGAATATATCGATATTATAGAAACAAATGAAAAAACAGTAAGTTCAGAAAAAGAACTAATGAAAATTTTTAAATAA
- a CDS encoding transcription antiterminator translates to METFTIRQIKLLQCFHPNEILTASQLSKELKISERTIRNEIRTINEQYPELILSIKSKGYMIDDKNPILSLLDEDGSTIGRTRYLYIIKQILSQKETDYYQLSDELYISESTLDKQLNSINQIIERRNPNMQIRRRNNKLIINGSEEERRQIYTYLMNHEMDQYNFNLNNYTEFFNSCNINDLKAYFLDFSEHHHLKLRDFEIISFILHIAIMLERVNKGNEITNIEGYHPSAEAEALAHDFYKGLSEKFHVTLSDMELTYLSCLFSGKISDIQDQKIQEYRTFISEIMNDIQQQYDLDLHQDQDFQENLLIHFLGLDNRIRSNSFLSNPLIKDIKLHFPLLYDISVYIAMKMQSRTHTVLLEDEIGYITLHIMNAVEKIQHHTYKKVVIVNPMSTAVVSFLKQRLMRCSDLTIDITGTFSIFDIEKVKECQPDIVISFIPLPEALDIPVYVCKGFPKDDDLKRIVHLLKTNITSNHIELQSFFHQDLFFTDIDVASKEEAIHFICDKLLQKGYCSSDYEEKILAREKIAPTAYGNYFAIPHPIEKCAKENAVSVCILKHPITWNNRKIRLIFLFALSPQKDIAFDELFEKLVGLLNDASRVKLLMKEKDYSSFLKTFTDNESHAI, encoded by the coding sequence ATGGAAACTTTTACGATCAGACAAATAAAATTGCTACAATGCTTTCATCCAAATGAAATCTTAACTGCCTCTCAACTATCTAAAGAGCTGAAAATTTCTGAGCGAACCATACGTAATGAAATCAGAACCATCAATGAACAATATCCAGAATTAATCCTTTCTATCAAAAGCAAAGGATATATGATAGATGATAAAAATCCAATTCTTTCCTTATTAGATGAAGATGGTTCCACAATTGGAAGGACTCGTTATCTTTATATCATTAAACAAATATTATCACAGAAGGAAACAGACTATTATCAATTATCCGATGAATTATATATTAGTGAAAGCACGCTGGATAAACAATTAAATAGTATTAATCAAATTATTGAACGAAGAAATCCTAACATGCAAATCCGTCGAAGAAACAACAAGCTCATTATCAATGGTAGTGAAGAAGAAAGAAGACAAATTTATACATATCTAATGAATCATGAAATGGACCAATATAACTTTAATTTAAATAATTATACCGAGTTTTTCAATTCTTGTAATATCAATGACTTAAAAGCATATTTTCTTGATTTTAGCGAGCATCATCATTTAAAACTGCGTGACTTTGAAATCATCTCTTTTATTTTACATATTGCGATTATGCTGGAACGTGTAAATAAAGGCAATGAAATAACAAATATTGAAGGTTATCATCCTAGTGCTGAAGCCGAGGCACTGGCTCATGATTTTTATAAAGGGTTATCAGAAAAGTTTCATGTTACTTTATCAGATATGGAATTAACATACTTATCATGTTTATTTTCCGGAAAAATCTCAGATATACAGGATCAAAAAATCCAAGAGTATCGCACCTTTATTTCAGAAATAATGAATGATATTCAACAACAATATGATTTAGACCTACATCAAGATCAAGATTTCCAAGAAAACCTATTAATACATTTTTTAGGTTTAGATAATCGTATCCGGTCAAACAGTTTTTTAAGTAATCCTCTGATTAAAGACATAAAGCTTCACTTTCCATTGTTGTATGACATCAGTGTTTATATTGCGATGAAAATGCAATCACGAACACATACCGTGTTATTAGAAGATGAAATTGGCTATATCACACTTCATATTATGAATGCTGTAGAGAAAATACAACATCATACTTATAAAAAAGTTGTTATCGTAAATCCTATGAGTACTGCTGTGGTATCTTTTCTAAAACAAAGATTGATGCGTTGTAGTGATCTAACGATTGATATCACTGGTACATTTTCTATTTTTGATATTGAGAAAGTGAAAGAATGTCAACCAGATATCGTAATTTCCTTCATTCCTCTTCCTGAAGCTTTAGATATCCCAGTATATGTATGTAAAGGATTTCCTAAAGATGATGATTTAAAACGTATTGTTCATTTACTGAAAACAAATATAACATCAAATCATATTGAACTACAGTCTTTTTTCCATCAAGATTTATTCTTCACAGATATTGATGTAGCAAGCAAAGAGGAAGCAATTCACTTTATTTGTGATAAGCTTCTTCAAAAAGGATACTGTTCTAGTGATTATGAAGAAAAGATTTTAGCAAGAGAAAAAATCGCACCTACAGCTTATGGCAATTATTTTGCTATCCCACATCCTATAGAAAAATGTGCCAAGGAAAATGCTGTATCTGTTTGTATATTAAAACATCCGATTACCTGGAATAATCGAAAAATACGTCTGATCTTCCTTTTTGCACTATCCCCGCAAAAAGATATCGCCTTTGATGAATTATTTGAAAAACTTGTTGGTTTATTAAATGATGCAAGCCGTGTAAAATTATTAATGAAGGAAAAAGATTATTCATCTTTTTTAAAGACCTTCACAGATAATGAAAGTCATGCAATCTAA
- a CDS encoding DeoR/GlpR transcriptional regulator, giving the protein MKTKKVIIDARRDALLKELKTAGHLTVDELVERLHVSPLTIRRDLQYLNDHGFIDRFYGGASIINFVGTEHDPASSNEPYKHAIAKYAAQYVKDNDVLFINTSSTALLLLSYIKGKRVTVVTNNGKAIFIDHDPMITIVLCGGELRFPKESMVGDFALNNLNKVTVNKCFLGCSGIDVHSGISTSIIQEVSINEAMIRRCNGPVFILADSTKVGLIHQFNACDIHAIQYLITDKRLKPEQLDEFLDAGINTICLDPLYNFDSKYA; this is encoded by the coding sequence ATGAAAACTAAGAAAGTTATCATTGATGCCCGTAGAGATGCTTTATTGAAAGAACTAAAAACGGCTGGACATCTAACTGTAGATGAATTGGTAGAACGCCTGCATGTTTCTCCTTTAACTATACGCAGAGATTTACAATATTTGAATGATCATGGCTTCATCGATAGATTTTATGGTGGTGCCTCTATCATAAATTTTGTAGGAACTGAACATGACCCGGCATCTTCAAATGAGCCCTATAAACACGCTATCGCTAAATATGCGGCACAATATGTAAAGGATAATGATGTGTTATTTATTAATACCAGTTCTACTGCTTTGTTATTGTTATCGTATATAAAAGGTAAACGCGTGACGGTGGTCACAAATAATGGTAAAGCCATATTTATCGATCATGACCCAATGATAACAATTGTATTATGTGGTGGCGAATTACGCTTTCCTAAAGAATCTATGGTGGGTGATTTTGCCTTAAATAATTTAAATAAGGTAACTGTCAATAAATGTTTTCTAGGGTGTAGTGGGATTGATGTACATAGTGGCATCAGTACTTCCATTATTCAGGAAGTTTCTATCAATGAAGCAATGATTAGACGTTGCAATGGTCCTGTCTTTATACTGGCAGATAGTACGAAAGTTGGTCTTATTCATCAATTTAATGCATGTGATATCCACGCAATTCAATATTTGATTACTGATAAGCGTCTAAAGCCTGAACAATTAGATGAATTTTTAGATGCTGGCATCAATACGATCTGTCTGGATCCTTTATATAATTTTGATTCAAAATACGCTTAA